A segment of the Candidatus Poribacteria bacterium genome:
GCTCCAACGAGGTGCTGCAGCTCCTGGGCGAGACATTCGTCTCTCCTGGCGACCACGTCGTGTATTCGCAGCAAGCCTTCGTCGTGTATCAGTTGGTCGCGTTGACGTTTGGCGCGCAGACGACGACACCGCCACTCCGCAACGCGACCTACGATCTCGACGCCCTTGCCGAAGTCGTCACGCCCAAGACCCGCCTCGTGTTCATCGCCAATCCCAACAACCCGACGGGTACCTACAACACGAAGGCGGAGCTCGAGCGATTCCTGGACCGCATTCCGCCGGAGCCTCTCGTCGTTCTCGACGAGGCTTACTTCGAGTACGTCGAGGCACCGGACTACCCGGACGGACTGGAATTCGTGCGAGATGGGCGCAACGTGATCGTGACGCGCACCTTCTCGAAGATCTACGGTCTCGCGGGAATGAGGCTCGGATATGGTGTCGCCGACCCGAAGACGATCGAGGTGATGAACCGGGTACGGCAGCCGTTCAACGTGAATGCGCTCGCCCAGGCGGGAGCTCGCGCGGCGCTTCGCGACATCAGCCACGCCGAGCGCAGCCGACGTCTGAACCACGAGGGCATGGCGTATCTTGGGCGCGAGCTGGCGCGCCTTGGGCTCGAGACCGTGCCCTCCGTCGCCAACTTCCTGCTGGTGGACACCCGCAGAGACGGGGCAGCCGTGACGAACGCGCTGCTCCGTCGCGGCGTGATCGTTCGCCCCATGGCGAGCTATGACTTCCCAGGCTCGATCCGCGTGACGGTTGGGCTTCCCGCTGAGAACGAGCGATTCATCGCTGCCCTTGGGCAAGTCCTCGGAGAGGTACCTCTCGCACCGACCCAGTGAGTAGATCGGATCGTCCAGATGGTGCCCGTCGGCAAGATCGTCTTGTACGGCGTCGGCTTGATGAACGGGTCCCTCGGCCTCGCGCTGAGGGCTCGCTCGTTCGCGGGCGAGGTCGTCGGGTGCGGGCGTCGAGAGGAGTCGCTGAGACAGGCGCTCGAGCGAGGCGCGATCGATGCCTATTCGCTGGATCCAACGGACGCGCTGGACGGCGCAGACCTAGTCGTGGTGGGCACGCCCGTAGATCGCGTATCGGAAACTGTGGCGGAGCTTGCGTCCCATTCGCCGTCACGGTGTGTCTTCACGGATGTCGGGAGCGTCAAGGCATCCATCGTCGCCGCGTGCGCCGTTCGAGCGCCTCAGGCGCGCTTCGTCGGCTCACATCCGATCGCTGGTTCGGAGAAGGCGGGCGT
Coding sequences within it:
- a CDS encoding histidinol-phosphate transaminase, yielding MRAKPGIDLIQPYQGGKPIEEVQREMGLTDVIKLASNENPLGPSILAVDAIAAAARSLQLYPDGNAFYLKRELADHLGVDIDQLIVGNGSNEVLQLLGETFVSPGDHVVYSQQAFVVYQLVALTFGAQTTTPPLRNATYDLDALAEVVTPKTRLVFIANPNNPTGTYNTKAELERFLDRIPPEPLVVLDEAYFEYVEAPDYPDGLEFVRDGRNVIVTRTFSKIYGLAGMRLGYGVADPKTIEVMNRVRQPFNVNALAQAGARAALRDISHAERSRRLNHEGMAYLGRELARLGLETVPSVANFLLVDTRRDGAAVTNALLRRGVIVRPMASYDFPGSIRVTVGLPAENERFIAALGQVLGEVPLAPTQ